The sequence GGATAACGAAGTCCCTtttatctgaattttcttttgttgttcgtgATTTTGGTGTTACATCTAAAAAGAAtcactgtcaaaaaaaaaaaaatctaaggccATGAAGAGTTCTTCCcatgatttcttttaaaagtttttggtgttagatcttatatttatttattttagatctTATGTTTAgatccttggtccattttgagttaatttttgtatttggtgtgagataagggttcatcttaatattattttttgcatgtggacaaccacatgaaaaaaagaagcTGGTTTCCCCGGGACATTTGCTGGAGGAAGCCCTCTGTCCACGGCTGCCGCGGCTCCCTTGTGGATGTGGGGTTCTCCTCTGGGCCGTGTTCTCCCCCACTGGGCCATAGGTCTGTCCTTGCGCCACACAGTtttgatgactgtagctttgCGGTAAGGTTTTGAAagcctccagctttgttcttttttgagaTTACGGGCATCCAGGGCCCCCCTCACAGGACAACCTGGCTTCTGCCCCCTATTTTGGAGTCATCGGCTCAGCATCCTCAATTCCCTCTGCAGCTTCCCTCCCCCACGGCCACGTGGTCAGGGGAGGGAACAGACGCAGGTGCTGGGGATTGGGACGTGGATGTCTTGGGGACCGTGATTCCACAGCCCCACCCTGTACCCCCCTTGCTTCCTCCTCAGTACTGACGGCCACAAACACGTTGATGGTGCTTCTCTCTTCCGGGTCTGACTCCCCCAGTGGAACAGAGGCTCTCGCGGGCAGCGCCTTGGCCCCGTGAGTCTGCTGCTGTGCCCCCAGCCCCTAGGAGGCCCCCGGCCCGGGAAAGCCTGTGCTGAGGCCTCGGCCTAAGCTCTCCATGCACAGCAGCTCATCAAATCCTCCAAGCGACACTGGGGGCTGAGCACCGTCatcaccccattttacagatgaggacacggAGCCCCAAGAGGTGTGTGAGAGGCACGAGGTCACCAAACTGGGAGGTGGCAGAGCCGGCTCAGATGCCAGGCGGTGTCACCCACTACGTGCAGGTGCCCCGACACCTGAACCAAAGGGGCCCACGGAGCTGGGGTCCAGTCAAATGCAGGCCAGGCGGGAAGCAATGAGCAGATTTATTGAGGCTGTAgcggggaaggggtgggggcccGTGTGGGGCCTGTGAAGTGTGGGGCCCACCCCCCCCTGCACACAGGAGCCGGGCATGGATGCGCAGGGACTGCACCAGGTCAGGCGGGCGGCCGATGAGGCCCTAGTGGCTGTAGTTCCCTCCTCCAGGGTCAGTCCGTCCGCAGCCAAGAGCCTTTTTCCTCCACCTCCTTGGTCACCACCAGCAGCACCTCACACAGGCCCTGAGCCAGCGCAGCCGCCAGGAAAGCcctgggcaggaggcagggggagACTGAGGCCGGGGGGGGCGCCTAGCACCCGGCCCTGACCTcagagcagcccctgccctggctcACCTGACACCGTCCTCGTCCCCAAGGGCCTCAGGGGCCCGCAGCTTGGAGTCCAGGTTGTAGTAGACACCGTCCACCTGGCGCAGCGCCACCCAGTGCCGCCGGCGCAGTGGCAGGGACAGCAGTCCCAGTGACACGGGCGATGGCAAGTTCAGGATGAGCCCCAGCACCTGGGGCAGGGCCAGCTGGGACAGGGGCCTGTGGGGTGGGGACACTGCGGTGGGGCCCTCTCCACCTGGCCCCTGCTGGCCAAATGTTCCCGAGCACGTGGGGTCCCGGCAGGGTCCTGGGCCCACCTGGGGACTTTCCTTGATCCGCCCAACCTTTGTTGCCCTCCGCTCACCCCTTCATCCCCCCAACCAAACCCCCGCCACCCAGTCGCCCACCTGCCCAGGCAATAACTTATCTTCCTCCAATCCCACCCCCCATTCACTCTCCACCCAA is a genomic window of Dasypus novemcinctus isolate mDasNov1 chromosome 18, mDasNov1.1.hap2, whole genome shotgun sequence containing:
- the JOSD2 gene encoding josephin-2 isoform X1 — encoded protein: MSQAPGAQPSRPAVYHERQRLELCAVHALNNVLQQQLFSQEAADEICKRLAPDSRLNPHRSFLGTGNYDVNVIMAALQGLGLAAVWWDRRRPLSQLALPQVLGLILNLPSPVSLGLLSLPLRRRHWVALRQVDGVYYNLDSKLRAPEALGDEDGVRAFLAAALAQGLCEVLLVVTKEVEEKGSWLRTD